One genomic region from Magallana gigas chromosome 3, xbMagGiga1.1, whole genome shotgun sequence encodes:
- the LOC136273341 gene encoding ras-related protein Rap-2a-like: MKVLKVVILGAEKVGKSLLLDQFLKADDPVQKRSDCSSSKDVYNVNGKTIRFPDGIHRRVDFVDTSDLDEFPAMKRVYIETGNAFVIVYAIDDKRSYEFAKSLCDEIYSIKGNLFTNIVLVGNKIDTGSKRRVSTAEALADSNRTKLFSETSAKLCVNIGCPFIILFNNYLQNFTHNKTDIQTRRKTHSKSVSSPVEDERDEPFRIRLNTI; this comes from the exons ATGAAAGTACTAAAAGTGGTAATTCTAGGTGCAGAAAAGGTTGGCAAAAGTTTATTATTGGACCAATTTTTGAAAGCTGACGACCCAGTGCAAAAGAGATCAGATTGCAGCTCCTCAAAAGACGTATATAATGTAAATGGGAAAACAATTCGCTTTCCAG ATGGTATTCATCGTCGGGTGGACTTTGTTGACACTTCGGATCTTGACGAATTTCCAGCCATGAAGAGGGTGTACATTGAAACTGGGAATGCTTTTGTGATTGTTTATGCAATTGATGATAAACGGTCTTATGAATTTGCCAAGTCCCTTTGCGATGAAATATACAGCATCAAAG GAAACTTGTTTACAAACATCGTTCTAGTGGGCAATAAAATAGACACTGGGTCAAAAAGAAGAGTATCCACAGCCGAAGCCCTAGCGGACAGTAATCGTACAAAGCTGTTTTCCGAGACAAGTGCTAAACTCTGTGTAAATATTGGATGCCCATTCATCATTCTTTTCAACAACTATCTGCAAAACTTTACGCACAACAAAACTGACATTCAAACGAGAAGAAAAACACACAGCAAAAGCGTGTCTTCACCAGTAGAAGATGAAAGAGACGAACCATTTAGAATTCGTTTGAATACGATCTAG